CTCTGTTGAGCACGCAGTGACTGTTGAAACTTTCATCAATGGCTGGCAGTACAAAATATGCCATGCTTCACTGATTGCTTAAGGATGAAAAGCAAACACATCCTGGCTGCAAAAGCCTTCAACTCTGGTGAGGTGTGCTTTGTTAACTGGACTCCACTGACCATGTTCATATGAGCTTTCAATAGAAACATCAGTAGGCACATGTGATCATATCCCCTGGTGGTCAGAACAACATAAAAGCACAACATTTGAGGATGTGGAGAGAAAGGGTGAGTGGAAGAAATAGGAGTGATGGATATTAAGGTGAGGAACGGTATGTACTAAGGTACATAAAAAAAGCAAGGCTGACAGGTAAGAGGGGAAGGTTAAATAAAAAGAAGGTGGATACAGTGACtggaaatagaaaagaaaaaatacaaacagatggacagagacacaggtcCACTGAGGAATCTAGTGCGTGGTTTGCTACTAGATTTATAGGTGACTCTCTCTGACGTTTGGTGGTAAACCGTCCAGCCTGTAAAAATGAATAtaaagggaagaagagaagaaacaagaGAGATACTTTGTAAAAGTGCAGAGAGATTTGGATGAGAAAACCCCCATCATAAAAGCAGCAGTAAAGAAGGAGTGTAGGGTAAACAGGCATACCGGTAATTATGATCAAGCGTACTGAAGTAGTATGTCCACAACTAAACAgctaacaaaaaagaaagaacaaactAGACCTAAAATAATGGTTTAAATGTACACATTAATTTGGAAACATGCCTCCTCGATAGTATATTTAAATGATAGCACAAAAAGTAACCTGAAGTTTTAACAGCCATTTTATTACAACCACCTGCTATACCATGATATGGCACCATTTATATGCTATGAAATGGAAGACATGTTTTGTTGGAAGTGGTTGTAATTTTTTCTGATAGTCCAGCTATATTATCATTTGTGCCTAGTCATTAAGAGTCAGTCTCTCAAGCCATGTACTTGTTTATCTTTGGTGATCAGTATGAATGGCACTGACATGCCTATTCTCTAGCcctcacagctgcacacacgTGTGAAGATACAAgcacgtgtgcgcgcacaccacacacatgaAGTAATCGTGTGTACCTTGGCCAGGGCCAGCCTGGTTAGCCATTCCATCGCCGTGTCGTCCAGCGTAGATGTTGTCGGAGGAGAATGAGCCCTTCAAAGAACAGGGCTGCTGGGTGTGGACCTGCTCCTGTGTGACACTGGGTGGATTACTGGAACTGGAGCTCCCGCTGGAATGGGCAGAGCCATCTGACATAACTGAACTTTTAGCAGGGGAGCTGGATGAACTGGCAGCACTTTCACCTTGAGGGAAAGGGGGGATTATAAATGTGTAAGTATGCACGAATCATCTAATCACACATTCCTGCATTTCTGTGAATCTTGCAAAGCTCCCACAGATTGCAATTGTGCCCCTGTAAACATCATCATCAGATAAACCAGTTTCATCATACCCTTCCTCTCACTAGATGTGTTGAGATTATTCTTCAGTTGTTGCACCATTGGATTGAGCAGTTTCCCAGCTTTCAGTTTGTGTTTGCTGGCTCGGCGCCTGCGTCCACTGGGGGGTGCGGCGTGAAGCAGGCCAACATTCGGGGGCAGTGTTTTACCCAGCTCCTTGTACAGACGCTCAATCTCATTCCTCTGGAAGGCTTGGAGCTCTGAGATCTCTTTCATGTgtctaatgaaaaaaaaaacacaaagatggcATAAAAAAATTAATTATTCTTAGAACACACAAATTCCCACATAACTACCAGCAATAGTGACGCATGCAACTCTGAGATGGAAGCTAAAGTGCCAGCGCAGTCAGATGGCATTGCAATTCTGACTTGTCAACACAAGGGGGAGGCTTTCACAGAATTGGCTGCAAGAAAATTTAATTTCCAACGATTAGGTTTTTGGCATTTCGGTTGTATTCTTTATGCCACCAACAGCTAGCAGGAGAAAGGGCAATAAAATAGGGAAAGAGAAGAAGGCATGCTGCAAAATCACTTAATATTcaaaataatatatattataacagacagacagacagacaaggaacAAAGTGGAGGTTTCCCTGACTGCATGTTTGTAATGTCTTGTGTGTTATACTTTACTTTTCTCTCAGTTTCTGTAGTTCTTTCTTCATATCTGCATCCTCAAACTCTGAATCATTGTCGCTGCTGATGTACGAAGAGTGAGCATGTGCTGGAGAAGGTGAGGGAGCGTGGCCGTTCATCGCCACAAGATGCTGGGATGTCGAATTGGAGCTCTGCTCACTTTTGCTCCGGCCAGTGCGTCGCAGGAAGGCCACTGCTCTCTTCATGAATTCACTTCCACTGTGTTCGGACAGGGCATGAGCTGGGGAAGCAtggtgggatggagggagagtaatgctgctgctgtcctcatcTGCAGAGTCGGAGCAAAGGCGAGTGGAGCGCTGATAAGGGTGACGGATAGGCGTATCGATCGTCTGGGCACGGGGCATGCGGTGTGGTGTGAGGTCAGgactggaggtggaggtggactgGTAGAAATTTGGTGGTGCAGAGAAACGTTTGGTGATTTCTGTGCTCCGATTACCAGCTGAGGTCATTGCAGAGGGCCTGTCTACATTTGCACATTCCTCTTTGGTCCCTTTGCTGTGAGTCTGACTATGGGATCCCCCGGAACTGCTAGAGGGGGCCAGGGAGCTGCAGGCACTTAAGATTGCCTTGCTTTTCTCGACACGATAAATGGCATCCGGTGGAGTGGGGATGATCTGGGGACAGTAGAGAAGATCACATTAAGTTTGTGAATCTACGAAAGGTCCAAATCACAAAAGAAACCACCCCCACTGTAACCACTCCCAACACTGTTTAattcatttcaaacaaatgaCATTAGTATTGACATAAAGGTGGATTCCTACTTGAAAGCGGTTTCTGGTAGTGATGTCCTCTGTGTTCAAAATGCTGTTGTTGGctaaggaaaaagaaaacaattttaTTTATGCAAAAATACTAGCAGATAGTCAAAATATCCCTGAGTAGTTTCTGTAAAAAGGGACATCAAATACATACCTGACACTGTGGAGTCACCTACATCACTGCATTCAGGAATCTGAGActaatggacaaaaaaaaaaaatagaattcacAGTCACACAAAGAATTCACATTCAAAATCattttgaaaattaaaatcagCAATAAATCTAACTCTTCACTCAGGACTGTTGCTGAAGTGCGCCAGGCTGCTGTATAAACATAAAATGAAGCTGCTAGTTGAAGAGCATAAGACTAATTGGTATGTTTATGACAGTAATGTTATTATCCTTCTCATCCTTCTACACCTTTCTGAACATTCAGGTCATATTAGTTACACGTAATCAAATTATTTTGCGATTGTGCCATTAACTTTGTTCCTAACCACCACTGTTAATGCCTAGATTATTCCGATTTATATTTACCAGTGattctcctttcttctttttatgtGCTCCCTCTGTGCTCTGACCATCTGAGACAGGGGTTGAACTGACTCCCTCGGTACCCGAGGCCTGGGGATCGGATGCAGTGCTGGAAGTCTGCAAGGGGGCATGTTCCTGGTATAAAAGGTTTCTCAGTTTCTCATCCAAAGTCTTGATGGTCCGATCGACGAAATCTACCCTTCGTGGCCCCTCGCTGTCTGACTCTCCTGGTCCAACGCTCCCTGGCTGCTGGTGGCTTGAGGACTGGGAGCCCTGGGAGGTCTGATGTGCAGGACTCTGAGGCTGGGATGTCACAGTTCCAGGCTGCATAGGTGTGGCATAGGGTTGCTGTAAGACCACAGACTGATTCGCTGCCAGTTGTTGAGGGAGCTCTCCAGTCGGACTAGACTTGTGATTAAGCTGATTAGACTGAGAGAGCCTTGAATCACCAGGTGCTCGCTTATCAATAGCATTCACATCCAGAGAGACAGGTGGCACAATTGCACAGCATGGCATGTCAGTTACTATAGAGACAGCAGAGATGCAAGGTTCTTCCACAGACTTGGGGTGgctggtagcagcagcagcagcaggaggagcatgcTTAGCTAAACAGGGCTGAGCTTGCTGTATCCTGGCTTTTTCAGTGTTcgcaggggacagagaggaggagggcacAGTCTGAGAGGGTAAAGATGTGCCTGTGGTTGTTGCTGTAGTTATGTTGTCATTGGGcctggatgatgatgaagctgatTTCTCAGATTCTGATATAATAcaattgaaaaacaaaacaaacagcagattAGAGGTCTAATCTCAGCTACGACACATCACAAAGCACAGAAAAGTCCTAAGGGTGCTTGAGGGTTACATCACAGCTTGTCTTGCCCCATCAGGCTTTTTCAGCTGGAGTACAAATCCTACCCTTCATTTCTTCCTAGAACCACTGCAGAGTCACTATTATATAACTAACTCGCATCCCAGTGCACAGCAGCATGAAGAAAATGTGATTCTGTAATATACAGacaatacagtaaaaaaaaaaatctcagtcAATGACATATCAACATGGAACATACCCTGGGCCGTTGAAGCATTCGATGCAGGCTTCTCATCATCTAACAAAGGTGTCTCAGCTACGGGGCAGATAATAAACCAGCGCTTTCCAGTGTGAAGGACTGTCAAAGAAAATTAGGTaatgtaaattttaaaaaaaaatacaaaaagttATCAATTAACAGGTTTTAAAGAAAAGGGAGAACTAGAACTAGATTTTAATTACTATATAAAACTCTCAGCACTAGTGATATATTATTAAATGGTACAGCATAACAGACCTTTTTTATTGATATATATTCCAAGATCTTCCAAGTCTTACCATTTTGCTGGTACATCATCTGCGGAGCGTTAGGTGTAGACGGTTTCAAACCCTAAAAACATTAGATTTCTTCAAAGAAATGACTCACATGCATTGACTCAGCCAATATTTACAACAAGCTAAAGAGCTGCAGTACATAAACAAAATAACAGCGATGAAACTATTGTATCAGACAGAATGGAATTATCATCTACATTTGCTGGCAGTGCAGCACAATGAGTCCAGAGTGGAGTGATGATAATGTATTCCCGATTGCAGCACTTCAAACTAAAAAGGAATTAAAAACTAAACAGCTTCGTTCCTACCTCGGTTCCTAATGTTCCCGGTGCGTCAGTCTGTTTTGGACCACCTGCCTGCTCCGAGTTCTTCTCACCCTCAGCGTCCTCACTCAACATGTCTTCTGCCTTGTCCACAATGTCCTTCAGTTGCTCGATGAATGCTTCCTTTTCCAAAGGTAGAATGAAATCGTTCTCCACCTAAGGAGCATGATGCACATTAAATCCGGAATGAGAAAGGAAAACCTCCAAAAAGATATTTCTAAGCAAATAGAAAACATCTAATGTCAGCTATGGATTCTAACATGATACAAAAACAGTTACATACCATATATGTAGCAATCTCCTCTGGTGCATCCCCATCTAGGTCAAACTTAAAAGTGACCATTTTGTGGTTATGGGTTTCCAGCTGACACTCTACCATCTTATCACCAGTGTTACACACCTACAATCAGAACAAGGccaataaatgaaagaaatcagTTCTTCAGATAAATTTTAGTTTACCCACATTGAGGATGTTAAGCTTTGGCCTGCTGATCTTCTCCTGCCGAGAACGAGTTCGCGTGGACCTGCGGTGGTGCTTGCGGACTTTCCCCTCGCCTTTACTGCCATGTGTCCCCTCATAGCCATCACTCATCTCCTTACCGGAGGTGGCATCAGAGTTGACACTGCATTTGAGTGAGGAATGGCAGAAATTGTCAACACTAAACATTAAGCACTCTGTGAACAGTAAAAGGAGTCACATTCAAAGACGACATGGCTAGTACCTCTCATAGCCCTGTCCTCCAGTATGTTTCTCCAAGGCTTGTTCCTACAGAAAGCAAACGAATAAAGAGACTGAAACACATCACATCACTGATACAACCTTTGAGACAAGTTTGCATTTGCTACATCGGAGTGGAAATGCAAGGAAAGGGGAGGAGCTACTGAGACTTGTGCAGTAGAAGTATGAAAATACAAGTCCACACCTCAGTAATCACCTCTGTTGGTGCTTGACCTGCAGAGCCCGAAATAGTGCCAAGTGGTTTCTGCTGAGTCAAAGAGGACCCGACAGACACGGAGGATGCTCTCTGGGAGTCAGAGGGCTGTTGCGCAGGAATTTGGCTCTGAGGCTGACTCTGGGTCTGAGCCTGCAGGGGCAGCTGACAAGGATTCTTTTTGCCAAGGTGGTCTGGTGCATtcagcagaggtggagagaaTGCTGCAGGTTGACCGAGTGGAGCAGAGTGAGCAAGCTCAGCATGGCTGACCATGTCCTGTATTTATGATAGACAAACACATTcataaataaaatcattctgATAAACATATTATAAAAATAGCTGCATTGTTTGTGCTATTTATAAATTGGTAATTTATTCCCAAAATGCATAGTTTCTATTAATTATCTCAAATACTTGTGAATAGAAATTCTTAGctcaaagacaaacaacagttTTGCTGCGatataaataaaagaacaacaaaTCAGACAACTGTTATCTTTACACCCTTTAGCTAAATATCTgcactctgctgcagcctccataGTTACCTTTATCAAGGTCTGAGTGCTGCCATTTGTAGCAGGGTGGGTGTTCTGTGCTGAGACAGTGTGAGCGTGTAAGGGGTTAGTGGATTGTGAGGATATAAGTGCAGGGTGTGAATAAGATGCTTCCGGCCTAACACtctgctgcagagcaacagtgagctggagctgtggggaCGTTGGTCCCACCTTATCCAGCACCTGAGATGGGGATGGCATCAAGGACACTGGAATAGGTGAACCTAACACATTTTCATAGTGCAAAGGAGAAAGGGGGGAGACAGCAGGGGTGACAGGGAGAGTCTGTCCAGGAGAGAGGAACATTCGAGAATATGAGGAGGCTGAAGGGTGAGGGACAGAGCAGGTGTGAGGGTAAGAAGACTCAGAGTCAGTCACAGCAGCCATGACCTGGACAGTGGGATACTGGGAAGGGAACTgaagggaaaggaaaggaagaaaatcaaataatcaaaagaaaaaagattaaatacaGAAGGAAGATGCATGAAAACTTGTCTATGTTCTATTTCCtaatatatttaaagaaataacACAAAGGTAATAGGAGCAATACTAATTTAGAAAGATCTCAAATGAACAGAAGAATGAGTGGATGGCCATACCTGGGAAGGTTGTGTTTGGTTGTTTGAACACTGTTGAGTATGGAACTGTTGGTTAACAGGAGcgtgaaaaaagaaaatctttaatATCAAATAATGTAAAGGGATTTAAACCTTGCTGCAATGCATCATTTCATGACAGGATAGAAAAGTCCTGAAGAATCCCACCTGGCTCAACTCCCCATAGGCTTGTGGAGTTGTAGACTGTGCAGACAGGTACTGGTTTTGAGCTGGAGGAGTTGATTGTTGCAGGATGCTGAAGGTAGAACATGAATAGCTTTGTGGGCCAGCATCATGTAGACCAGCAGCAGGGAAACTTTGGTGTGCAGCTGCCACACTAACAGGGGAAGTGGTGGGGAGAGGTTGTGAGGCTGGTGTAGGAGTCTGTTGGAATGTCGACTGGTATGTGTCATGGCTCTGCTGCCGAACTGTTGCCTGCATGGGTTTCTGACTGTGACTAAGGTTAGCTGGAGTTTGGACTTGTTGCTGATTTGTGGTCGGCTGTGCCATTTGTTGTACAAGGTTATGTTGAATTTCTTGATTATGCTGGAGTTGAGGCTTCAGATATCCCTGCCCGACATTTTGGGCTACTTGAATATTGGACTGAGAACTTTGCAGGAAGGTCTGCTGGTTCTCTTGTTGGATTGGCATCTGTTGGCTATAAAGTGCTGGTGTGGAGGAGCTCTGACCAGAATGCTGACTTGAGAGGCAGACTGTGCCTTGAACCTGTTGCAGCACACTGGGAACTTGTGCAGGATGACACTGGGCTTGGGTTGCTAAACCTGGAACTACAGAGCCAGCAGGATAGCTTTGTGATGGGACAGCAGGGGCTGCAGCAGTATGCTGCTGAACAGGAGCAGAATATCCTGATGCAGAGACACTCTGTTGTGTTGTTGGCATCACACAGTTCTGACAAGTCTGTTGGGCTTTTGAAGAAAAGTTTAAAGAACTCGCTGCTGTtggttgttgctgtttgtgACTTGGTGACTGGTAGTTTTGTGGCACAGCTGATGGTATAATATTTCCTGTATTTTGTAGAGTCTGTTGCATATTTGCAGGAACATAACTAGCAGAAAGGCCTGTAACTGAACAGAGACTAGCTGGAGCTGGTGCTGCACAGTGTTGGCCGGTATAGGGAGCAGCTGGGTAACTTTGTCCAAGCTGAAGGTACTGTAGCGGTGCCTGCACCGGTGTGCTGGAAGAGGGCAAGCCATGGATTGTGTGGTGAGTCTGGTGACCTGCTGAACTGGCCTgaggacaaaaaaggaaaaaggacaTTCAAATTAGAAACTTTTGGGTGTCGAAtttaaaaagggagaaattcTGCATCAAACAGCTATAAACAATAACTTTTTCAATATTTAAAAAGGCCCCATATCATAACACTAAATACATGCACGTTAAATTATTGTCTATTAAACATTTACAATGCTCTTCCTTTTTAACGTTGGTTTGTATACTACTTAAGTATGGCTTGGAGTAGTAAAAATGACAGGGAGCCTTTTAAACCATGTTAAATAATTGTACTATAAACTCATAAAAGACCAAAATATGCACAGTGCTTTAATCAAGAGCAAGCAGTAATAAgtctgtgttaaaaaaaaaaaaagggacagaataaaaaaagactCCAAAGGCAGGGAGAGAtccaagagggaaaaaaaaaaagaaatcaagcaGCAATCCCTTTACCTTCAATCATCTATTTAAGGTAAGACAAGGAGCAAGACAGCTGTAGCATTGGGTCAGCAAAGCAGAATAGGAAAGGTGAGATCCAACTGTTAATCTGCAGGGGAAGTTGATTTTctaaaatgaagccattttcCTACAACAGCAGAAGAGGGATGGTGAATTCTGCAGACCGGCACGTCGGCAAAGACATCGATCACACAGAAAGCATTCTGCAAGTTACAAAATGCAGGTGGAACCacaatgactttaaaaaaaaatcaaatgtcaaCGTGGAAGCAATAAGGGAGCTATCAAGTGTGCAAAACACTGCCTCTTAAAACAGCTGCAAAAATGGTTTCTGTGTGATTGGCCTCTTGGAGATCTAACCAGGAGAATGCAGAAATATTCTGATGCTGCTACAGGTGGGGAGACATTAGTTAAGCAGGAATCGGCCCCTCGTGGACAATCTAAAGCGATGTCTGCTACTGTCACCTACCACTCCGATTTCTGCTCCAGACCATTGCTGCTCACCAGCACACAAACTATCTTCAATGTTCTTAGGAGATTCTTTTTCCCCGACCAAACCTCCAGTCAGGAGGCGGCTCTTCATTCTGATGTCTCCATCACTACATACCGGTCTTGGAGCGGCTGAGGACTGTAACAGGAGGTTGTTATGGGTAGTCGTGGGACAAGGTGCTGCTTTGCGGCCAATTATATTAAACAGGGACTGCTGCAGGAGTGAGAAATCTGAGCAATCGCTTGAACCTCTCTGACGGCCAAAACTAAGACTGGGTACTGTTCCAGGGTGTTCACATGAAGAGACTGGCGTGATGATAGATGGGCGGTGGTGGCTTCCTTCTCGTGACCTCTGAAGTAAAGAGAGGCAGGCCTGACATGCATGGCATCTCTGCAGTGCTAAATTGTTATGTTTAGATTTTAGGGTCAGAAGACTACTAAGATCAGAGTGTCTGCGTCCACCTGGCACTGGTATGGTTATATTCTCACTGGTGGTGATGGACTCTCGCCTGATATTGTTGTCACTGAGGCGACGGGGCTGAGAAggtgaagagacaggagagactcGCAGCAGTGGAAGAGCACAATGAGAAGGGACACAATCCTTTTCTCCTGAACGAATGGCAGAGTGGCTGAATTCTGACTGATCTTCTAACAGAGGGGGGGTGGGACTGATTGACCTGGGGGACTGAATAAAGGCACGGAGATGAGCAATGTGGTTGGACCTCAGAGTGTCAATAACAGGGGCACTTCCTCTTCGGGCTGCACCTCCAAACTGAGCTCTGTGTCCTGCCTCCCAAACTTCACTCTTTTCACAAGAGCGGGGGCGGTCCGCCAGAAAAAGGCTACTGCTGTGGCACTATTAGGAGTAACCCCAAAATCAAAGTATGTTactcaaaataacaaaacaacatGTGTGAAATATTGGGCTAAATGTATCTTGCATGATTACATTGCTAATCATGTACATAGGCCAAATAAGTGATGGTACAGAACCTGTGTTATACCATTTCAGCAATATTTGCTTGTAAAGATTTAAATAAATCTACATTTACATAGTCCACCTGGCTATATATGCTTCTGATACAGACCTGCTGTGTTGTCATAGTAATAGGGTCCAGCTGGGACTGGTAGAGGACACTCTGCTGACTGCTGTGGGAGTCTGAATATACAGTGGATCCCATACCACTGTCAAGAGTGCTGTCTGCTGCAGAGACATAAATTGTGTGCTTTTAAAAGCAACTATAGAAAATATATATTGATTAGTTTAATGCATTATGAGGAAGATAAGAATGAGGAAGAATGTCTTACATGTGACTGAGGTGGCGCTGGCCGGTAGGTTCTGAAGCCTGTTGAACTGATCTGCCTCAGAATCTTCTGGTTCCAGCAGTGGCTGGCCTATAAGTGTAGGCCCGGCAGAGATGCCATGGGATGGCATCTGCATCGGATGCGCCCCATCGCCTTGATCcagtgcagctgcagcagacactGTTCTCGCTCTTCTCCATTTGATCAGAGCCACTCGGTCCCTGATTGACTTTCCCACAGTCTTAGAGTCACTCTCATGGAAGAAGCCAGATTCCACCTGAAAAATGAGCATCAGTTTCAGGATATTTTTAGGACAGACCATATGATGGAGAATCACATGATAGAGAAGCTATTTATAATTATTTATAATTAAAGGAGGTGGGAAGAGATTAAATGAAAAAGATAGCACACTCCAAGCACTTCCTAGTTCTTATTTGATAAACATACATAATTTAATCTTTCAGAGTATGCTTTCTAAGTTCACCGAGTTCATCACAGACT
This genomic window from Takifugu rubripes chromosome 3, fTakRub1.2, whole genome shotgun sequence contains:
- the LOC101063786 gene encoding serine/threonine-protein kinase WNK2 isoform X5, coding for MEPEATSSSEQRTNCPSGPNSQHERAPNMLEPTGDGSHLDSVVRGGSDPAAYPSSSYRRIVHQRFIRRSLWFSDADEQALETPECDAAAVSGSGGTVLNVHLRTIVDRTRGTSCGIQEDSSTESQGGQKDSATESASADEEKEKCGNALKPTGSEDAKATVKAASEENEEEAEMKAVSTSPGGRFLKFDIELGRGSFKTVYKGLDTETWVEVAWCELQDRKLSKVERQRFKEEAEMLKGLQHPNIVRFYDFWESPLKGKKCIVLVTELMTSGTLKTYLKRFKVMKPKVLRSWCRQILKGLHFLHTRTPPIIHRDLKCDNIFITGPTGSVKIGDLGLATLKAASFAKSVIGTPEFMAPEMYEEHYDEAVDVYAFGMCMLEMATSEYPYSECQNAAQIYRKVTSGVKPASYNKVKDPEIKEIIGECICQKKEERYSIKDLLNHAFFAEDTGVRVELAEEDDGKKASIALKLWVEDHKKLKGKYKESGAIEFTFDLEKEVPEVVAQEMVESGFFHESDSKTVGKSIRDRVALIKWRRARTVSAAAALDQGDGAHPMQMPSHGISAGPTLIGQPLLEPEDSEADQFNRLQNLPASATSVTSDSTLDSGMGSTVYSDSHSSQQSVLYQSQLDPITMTTQQCHSSSLFLADRPRSCEKSEVWEAGHRAQFGGAARRGSAPVIDTLRSNHIAHLRAFIQSPRSISPTPPLLEDQSEFSHSAIRSGEKDCVPSHCALPLLRVSPVSSPSQPRRLSDNNIRRESITTSENITIPVPGGRRHSDLSSLLTLKSKHNNLALQRCHACQACLSLLQRSREGSHHRPSIITPVSSCEHPGTVPSLSFGRQRGSSDCSDFSLLQQSLFNIIGRKAAPCPTTTHNNLLLQSSAAPRPVCSDGDIRMKSRLLTGGLVGEKESPKNIEDSLCAGEQQWSGAEIGVASSAGHQTHHTIHGLPSSSTPVQAPLQYLQLGQSYPAAPYTGQHCAAPAPASLCSVTGLSASYVPANMQQTLQNTGNIIPSAVPQNYQSPSHKQQQPTAASSLNFSSKAQQTCQNCVMPTTQQSVSASGYSAPVQQHTAAAPAVPSQSYPAGSVVPGLATQAQCHPAQVPSVLQQVQGTVCLSSQHSGQSSSTPALYSQQMPIQQENQQTFLQSSQSNIQVAQNVGQGYLKPQLQHNQEIQHNLVQQMAQPTTNQQQVQTPANLSHSQKPMQATVRQQSHDTYQSTFQQTPTPASQPLPTTSPVSVAAAHQSFPAAGLHDAGPQSYSCSTFSILQQSTPPAQNQYLSAQSTTPQAYGELSQFHTQQCSNNQTQPSQFPSQYPTVQVMAAVTDSESSYPHTCSVPHPSASSYSRMFLSPGQTLPVTPAVSPLSPLHYENVLGSPIPVSLMPSPSQVLDKVGPTSPQLQLTVALQQSVRPEASYSHPALISSQSTNPLHAHTVSAQNTHPATNGSTQTLIKDMVSHAELAHSAPLGQPAAFSPPLLNAPDHLGKKNPCQLPLQAQTQSQPQSQIPAQQPSDSQRASSVSVGSSLTQQKPLGTISGSAGQAPTEVITEEQALEKHTGGQGYESVNSDATSGKEMSDGYEGTHGSKGEGKVRKHHRRSTRTRSRQEKISRPKLNILNVCNTGDKMVECQLETHNHKMVTFKFDLDGDAPEEIATYMVENDFILPLEKEAFIEQLKDIVDKAEDMLSEDAEGEKNSEQAGGPKQTDAPGTLGTEGLKPSTPNAPQMMYQQNVLHTGKRWFIICPVAETPLLDDEKPASNASTAQESEKSASSSSRPNDNITTATTTGTSLPSQTVPSSSLSPANTEKARIQQAQPCLAKHAPPAAAAATSHPKSVEEPCISAVSIVTDMPCCAIVPPVSLDVNAIDKRAPGDSRLSQSNQLNHKSSPTGELPQQLAANQSVVLQQPYATPMQPGTVTSQPQSPAHQTSQGSQSSSHQQPGSVGPGESDSEGPRRTSSTASDPQASGTEGVSSTPVSDGQSTEGAHKKKKGESLSQIPECSDVGDSTVSANNSILNTEDITTRNRFQIIPTPPDAIYRVEKSKAILSACSSLAPSSSSGGSHSQTHSKGTKEECANVDRPSAMTSAGNRSTEITKRFSAPPNFYQSTSTSSPDLTPHRMPRAQTIDTPIRHPYQRSTRLCSDSADEDSSSITLPPSHHASPAHALSEHSGSEFMKRAVAFLRRTGRSKSEQSSNSTSQHLVAMNGHAPSPSPAHAHSSYISSDNDSEFEDADMKKELQKLREKHMKEISELQAFQRNEIERLYKELGKTLPPNVGLLHAAPPSGRRRRASKHKLKAGKLLNPMVQQLKNNLNTSSERKGESAASSSSSPAKSSVMSDGSAHSSGSSSSSNPPSVTQEQVHTQQPCSLKGSFSSDNIYAGRHGDGMANQAGPGQGWTVYHQTSERVTYKSSSKPRTRFLSGPVSLSIWSTLKRLCLGKERNSRSSLNTTGAQTATSQTQPTAATPSPPPQPIPQLARVQTNNSNNKRGTFTDDLHKLVDDWTKETVAAASQSRPSLNQIRQQRRQQGVEGGAVSRTGAAPHEMKSHYGRSNFQLPLSCPLTATLSPHMATNAAPSAPAMFPPGYLFSAGSYSRMAPGPLYPQQWPGMPSPTGSLGPVGLLGAGRVMPFAAMANPRLESYPLVMRDTENGPCPNKTRTT